The following are encoded together in the Glycine soja cultivar W05 chromosome 5, ASM419377v2, whole genome shotgun sequence genome:
- the LOC114412420 gene encoding uncharacterized protein LOC114412420 isoform X1: MAANSGTKYVSVNLNKSYGQHSSAFGSARTPRPAAGAAAAPSSSRPRSSHKAGPKLSVPPPLNLPSLRKEHERFDSLGSGGGPAGPGGSGTGARPSSSGLGWTKPIAEDVSRPVVKPAAAAAAVPVSSAVLRGEDFPSLRATLAPGPGPNQKIQENQNSIQNQNLNQKQKHSLGDENVFVEEKEGSLVTDQFSVPRRVNVVGGGDGGRGSRVVHPKYGGGLGRKQEEYFPGPLPLVRLNPRSDWADDERDTGYSLSREGRDHGFRGEAFWDVDMPRVGGLPHKHDQRGQLRGNEVGKVMNSEVEAYDRMGPEGNSWRSSNLSFPKDAGNERNGVGVGVRPSSGSRDVGKDSNKYVPSPFRDEDAGKRDGQGGKQQPWNNVVEPYGDRNHDQLNRSRADSVQSSVSRTAFLMGGKGLPVNDPLLNFGREKWALPKSEKGFLEDPFMKDFGGSGFDGRDLLGGLVGVVKKKKDVLKQTDFHDPVRESFEAELERVQRMQEQERQRIIEEQERALELARREEEERLRQAREQEERQRRLEEEAREAAWRAEQERIEALRKAEEQRLAREEEKQRIVLEEERRKQAAKQKLLELEQRIARRQAEVSKSGSNAPVVVDEKMPAILNEKEASRATDVGDWEDSERMVDRILTSASSDSSSVNRALEMGSRSHFSRDLSSTFVDRGKPVNSWRRDGYENWNSSAFYPQDQDNSHNSPRRDLSIGGKPFMRKDYNAGAGFVSSRPYHKGEISEPHLDEYAHVKPQRWNQSADGDHLSRNTEIDSDFHENYFERFGDGRTQGHSRGNPCPPFPERTYPNSESEGPYALGRSSRYSVRQPRVLPPPSLGSVHRTYKNENEHPGPSSFLENEMHYNQATRSDSTLPTGYDNGNRGQPEVVDARQETTENEDHKVEITPRCDSQSSLSVSNPPSSPTHLYDEDDLDDSGDSPTILTSEGSKNGPLTAPDNESIATPAGNENVVTPCPVSSGDDDEWTTENNEQFQEQEEYDEDEDYQEEDEVHEGDDHAQLNQDFEDMHLQEKGLPHLMDNLVLGFDEGVQVGMPNEEFERTLKDEETTFMAPQASEECVSYDNARDNGKALQPVNDTSQVNLNSTSTVFQESEKPAQDLVIQPSNSLSPVVSESLVNEEASNGLLTQHSTTPSPVTVAPHYSSSNAPSQAEVPIKLQFGLFSGPSLIPSPVPAIQIGSIQMPLHLHPQVGAPLSHMHPSQPPLFQFGQLRYTSPISQAIMPLGPQSMSFVQPNIPSSFSYSHNPGGQMPVQTAPETSDSFMKNEIRHHSVDSQPGNSRNLPQSSLPSEDAENIAGIKGRFEAAHDPNNSSRTSSFQLDKKGNQNVVGKSSNISSSAKESEVQPVTRDASLHPVSKENFMESKTQFCGRGKRYAVTVKNSNPRSSGPATRVNRPDSGGFMRRPRRNMQRTEFRVRESAEKRQSTSSVLTDQFGLDNRSNINGRGAGVSGRTGHRKAMANKLGKQTVESATENSQGMDSGSRGEKVDGKESAKTQGFSHSGQSNLKRNLCSEEDVDAPLQSGIIRVFEQPGIEVPSDEDDFIEVRSKRQMLNDRREQREKEIKAKSRVAKAQRRPRSGSQSVVAVANSTKGSITAVEVANSIHADFVAADVRGMTKMDASSGFNSSLLSQALPPIGTPPLKIDAQPDLRSQMSRSHKTSLPAVSGGEKDPGSGVIFESKNKVLDNVQASLGSWGNAQISQQVMALTQTQLDEAMKPQQFDSQVSVGNMTGAVNEPSLPTSSILTKEKIFSSASSPINSLLAGEKIQFGAVTSPTVLPSNSRVVSHGIGPPRSSRSDMQMSHNLTGSDNDCSLFFDKEKHGNETHGHLEDCDAEAEAEAAASAVAVAAISSDEIVGNGLGTCSVPASDGKSFVAADIDRVVAGVGCEQQLANQSRSEEPLSVSLPADLSVETLPISLWPPLPSTQNSSGQMISHFPSVPPHFPSGPPSHFPFYEMNPMMGGPVFAYGPHDESASTTQSQPQKSTTSASRPIGSWQQCHSGVESFYGPPTGFTGPFIAPPGGIPGVQGPPHMVVYNHFAPVGQFGQVGLSFMGTTYIPSGKQPDWKHIPTSSAAGAGEGDINSMNMASSQRNPANIPSPIQHLAPGSPLMPMASPVAMFDVSPFQPSTEMSVQARWSHVPNSQLPLSMPLQQQEGIQTSQFSHVPSVDQPLNAKRFTGSRASTSSEGDRNFPRATDVNVNQLPDELGLGDTSNSTPTKTSAQSVVNKTPSVIPITDTLKVDVLNGNSHSSNNQNASSSFKNQPSQFDHSSGHGNYQRGGISQRNNSGGEWSHRRGYQGRNQSLGSDKNFSSTKVKQIYVAKQTISGASTVS, translated from the exons ATGGCGGCCAATTCCGGCACCAAATACGTCTCAGTGAATCTGAACAAGTCCTATGGCCAGCATTCCTCCGCCTTCGGATCCGCCCGGACGCCGCGCCCTGCCGCCGGAGCCGCCGCAGCTCCGTCGTCGTCGCGGCCCCGCAGCTCGCACAAGGCCGGGCCCAAGCTTTCCGTTCCGCCCCCCTTGAACCTTCCTTCGCTGCGGAAAGAGCATGAGCGGTTCGATTCGCTGGGATCGGGAGGTGGGCCCGCCGGCCCGGGTGGTTCCGGAACCGGGGCCAGGCCCAGCTCCTCCGGTTTGGGCTGGACCAAGCCCATCGCAGAGGATGTGTCGCGGCCAGTCGTTAAACCGGCCGCTGCTGCGGCTGCTGTGCCGGTTTCGTCTGCCGTTTTGAGAGGAGAGGATTTTCCATCTCTGCGTGCCACCTTGGCGCCTGGGCCTGGCCCAAATCAGAAGATACAGGAGAATCAGAATTCGATTCAGAATCAGAATCTGAATCAGAAGCAGAAACATTCTCTGGGTGATGAGAATGTGTTTGTGGAGGAGAAGGAGGGTTCTTTGGTTACTGATCAGTTTAGTGTTCCTCGCAGAGTGAATGTggttggtggtggtgatggtggtCGCGGTTCGCGGGTGGTGCACCCGAAGTATGGGGGTGGTCTTGGGAGGAAGCAGGAGGAGTATTTCCCTGGTCCTCTGCCGCTGGTTCGGTTGAACCCACGGTCGGATTGGGCCGATGATGAGCGTGACACTGGTTACAGTTTGAGCAGGGAGGGCAGGGATCATGGTTTTCGGGGGGAGGCTTTTTGGGATGTTGATATGCCTAGGGTTGGTGGTTTGCCTCATAAGCATGACCAGAGGGGACAATTGAGGGGCAATGAAGTTGGAAAGGTTATGAACAGTGAAGTGGAGGCTTATGATAGAATGGGGCCGGAGGGGAATTCTTGGAGGAGTTCGAATTTGTCCTTTCCCAAGGATGCTGGAAATGAGAGAAatggtgttggtgttggtgtGAGGCCGTCGAGTGGGAGTAGGGATGTGGGGAAGGATAGTAACAAGTATGTTCCGTCACCATTTAGAGATGAAGATGCTGGAAAGAGGGATGGTCAGGGTGGGAAACAGCAGCCTTGGAATAATGTGGTAGAACCATATGGTGATCGGAATCATGATCAACTCAACAGGAGTAGAGCTGATTCTGTCCAGAGCTCGGTGTCCAGAACAGCTTTTTTGATGGGTGGTAAGGGGCTGCCTGTTAATGATCCTCTGCTTAATTTTGGTAGAGAGAAGTGGGCCTTGCCAAAGAGTGAAAAAGGTTTCTTGGAGGATCCGTTTATGAAAGATTTTGGAGGTTCTGGTTTTGATGGGAGGGATTTGTTGGGTGGTCTTGTTGGGGTGgtcaagaaaaagaaggatgtGCTGAAGCAAACTGATTTCCATGATCCTGTGAGAGAATCCTTtgaggcagagcttgaaagggTTCAGAGGATGCAAGAACAGGAGCGACAGCGAATCATTGAGGAGCAAGAAAGGGCATTGGAGTTGGCTCGCAGAGAAGAGGAGGAAAGATTAAGGCAGGCTAGAGAACAGGAAGAGAGGCAGAGGAGAttggaagaagaagcaagagagGCAGCATGGAGAGCTGAGCAAGAGAGGATTGAAGCTTTGCGGAAGGCTGAAGAACAGAGGTTAGCTAGGGAAGAAGAGAAACAGAGGATCGTTTTAGAAGAAGAGAGGAGGAAACAAGCTGCTAAGCAAAAGCTTTTGGAATTGGAGCAAAGGATTGCTAGAAGGCAGGCTGAGGTATCCAAAAGTGGCAGTAATGCTCCAGTTGTTGTGGATGAGAAAATGCCTGCAATATTGAATGAAAAAGAAGCATCAAGGGCTACAGATGTGGGTGACTGGGAGGATAGTGAAAGAATGGTTGACAGGATATTGACTTCAGCATCTTCTGATTCGTCAAGTGTGAATAGGGCATTGGAGATGGGCTCTAGGTCTCACTTCTCTAGAGATTTATCTTCCACCTTTGTGGATCGAGGAAAACCAGTTAATTCATGGAGAAGAGATGGATATGAGAATTGGAACAGCTCAGCATTTTATCCACAAGACCAGGATAATAGTCACAACAGTCCCCGAAGAGATTTATCAATTGGTGGAAAGCCATTTATGAGGAAAGACTATAATGCTGGTGCTGGATTTGTGTCTTCAAGGCCTTATCATAAAGGAGAAATTTCAGAGCCTCATTTAGATGAATATGCTCATGTAAAACCACAGAGGTGGAACCAATCAGCAGATGGAGATCATCTTAGCAGAAATACAGAGATTGATTCTGATTTtcatgaaaattattttgaaagattTGGTGATGGTAGAACGCAGGGTCATTCCCGTGGCAATCCATGTCCTCCATTCCCTGAGCGTACTTATCCAAATTCTGAATCAGAGGGACCCTATGCCTTGGGGAGGTCGTCACGGTATTCTGTCAGGCAGCCTCGAGTACTTCCTCCTCCTTCACTAGGTTCTGTTCACAGAActtacaaaaatgaaaatgagcaCCCTGGCCCTTCTTCTTTCCTAGAAAATGAGATGCATTATAATCAGGCAACCAGGAGTGACTCTACCCTTCCAACTGGTTATGACAATGGGAACCGTGGACAACCTGAAGTAGTGGATGCCCGGCAAGAGACTACAGAGAATGAGGACCATAAAGTGGAAATCACGCCGAGGTGTGATTCTCAGTCTTCACTCTCTGTTTCAAACCCTCCAAGTTCTCCAACACATCTATATGATGAAGATGACTTGGATGACTCTGGAGATTCTCCTACAATATTGACTTCTGAAGGAAGCAAAAATGGCCCCCTCACAGCTCCAGACAATGAATCCATTGCAACACCTGCTGGAAATGAGAACGTAGTTACTCCATGTCCTGTCTCTAGTGGGGATGATGATGAATGGACTACTGAGAATAATGAGCAGTTCCAGGAACAAGAGGAAtatgatgaagatgaagattatCAGGAAGAAGATGAAGTGCATGAAGGAGATGATCATGCTCAACTCAACCAAGATTTTGAAGATATGCATTTGCAGGAGAAAGGATTGCCCCACTTGATGGATAACCTTGTATTAGGATTTGATGAGGGTGTACAGGTTGGGATGCCTAATGAAGAGTTTGAAAGGACATTGAAAGATGAAGAAACGACATTTATGGCACCACAGGCTTCAGAAGAATGTGTATCTTATGATAATGCACGTGATAATGGCAAGGCCCTCCAACCTGTTAATGATACCTCTCAAGTGAATCTTAACAGCACTTCCACTGTGTTCCAGGAATCAGAGAAGCCTGCTCAAGATTTGGTCATTCAGCCTAGTAATTCTCTTTCCCCTGTGGTGTCTGAGAGTTTAGTTAATGAGGAAGCATCTAATGGCCTGTTGACCCAACATAGTACAACACCGAGTCCAGTTACTGTTGCCCCTCACTACTCATCTTCTAATGCTCCAAGTCAAGCTGAGGTACCCATTAAGCTTCAATTTGGTCTGTTTTCTGGTCCATCTTTGATACCATCACCCGTACCTGCCATACAGATTGGTTCTATACAGATGCCACTGCATCTGCATCCACAGGTTGGTGCACCCCTCTCACACATGCATCCATCGCAGCCtcctttgtttcaatttggccAGCTAAGATATACATCTCCCATATCACAAGCTATAATGCCTCTGGGTCCTCAATCCATGTCATTTGTTCAGCCTAATATACCATCTAGTTTCTCTTACAGTCATAACCCTGGAGGTCAAATGCCAGTTCAAACTGCTCCAGAAACTTCTGATTCctttatgaaaaatgagatcAGGCATCATTCTGTTGACAGCCAACCAGGTAATTCAAGAAACTTACCACAAAGTTCACTGCCAAGTGAAGATGCAGAAAATATTGCTGGAATAAAGGGTCGATTTGAGGCTGCTCATGATCCTAATAATAGCAGTAGGACTTCTAGTTTCCAATTGGATAAGAAGGGGAATCAAAATGTAGTTGGTAAGAGCAGCAATATTTCATCCAGTGCAAAAGAATCAGAAGTTCAGCCTGTCACTAGAGATGCATCACTTCATCCAGTTTCAAAAGAGAATTTTATGGAGtcaaaaacacaattttgtGGCAGGGGAAAGAGATATGCCGTTACTGTAAAAAATTCAAACCCAAGATCATCAGGTCCAGCTACAAGGGTTAATCGCCCAGACTCTGGAGGATTTATGAGGAGGCCTCGCCGGAATATGCAGCGCACTGAGTTTCGAGTTCGGGAAAGTGCTGAAAAGAGgcagtctactagttctgttttgACCGATCAGTTTGGGTTGGATAATAGGTCAAATATCAATGGGAGGGGAGCAGGTGTATCTGGAAGGACTGGACATAGGAAGGCTATGGCCAATAAATTGGGAAAACAGACAGTAGAGTCAGCTACAGAAAATTCACAAGGAATGGATTCTGGAAGCAGAGGTGAAAAAGTTGATGgaaaagaatcagcaaagaCTCAGGGCTTCTCACATTCTGGACAGAGTAATCTCAAAAGGAATTTGTGTTCTGAGGAAGATGTTGATGCTCCATTGCAAAGTGGAATTATACGTGTGTTTGAGCAACCTGGAATTGAAGTTCCTAGTGATGAAGATGACTTTATAGAAGTAAGGTCAAAGAGGCAAATGTTAAATGATCGTCGAGaacagagagagaaagaaatcaAGGCCAAGTCTCGGGTTGCAAAG GCGCAACGGAGACCCCGTTCCGGTTCGCAAAGTGTTGTGGCAGTGGCCAATTCTACCAAAGGATCCATAACTGCAGTTGAAGTGGCAAACAGTATCCATGCCGATTTTGTTGCTGCTGATGTGCGGGGAATGACTAAGATGGATGCCTCATCTGGATTTAATTCAAGTTTACTGTCCCAAGCATTACCTCCGATAGGCACACCTCCTTTGAAAATTGATGCCCAGCCCGATTTAAGATCACAGATGAGCAG GTCACATAAGACAAGTCTCCCAGCAGTTTCTGGTGGTGAAAAGGACCCTGGGTCTGGTGTGATATTTGAAAGCAAGAACAAGGTTCTAGATAATGTTCAGGCATCTCTGGGCTCTTGGGGTAATGCGCAAATTAGTCAACAG GTAATGGCACTTACACAGACACAACTTGATGAGGCTATGAAGCCTCAACAGTTTGATTCACAGGTTTCTGTTGGCAATATGACTGGTGCTGTTAATGAACCCAGTTTGCCAACATCATCCATTTTGACAAAGGAGAAAATCTTTTCATCTGCTTCCAGCCCAATTAATTCCTTGCTTGCTGGAGAGAAAATTCAGTTTG GGGCAGTAACATCTCCAACTGTTCTTCCATCCAACAGCCGTGTTGTGTCTCATGGCATTGGTCCACCTCGATCATCTAGATCAGACATGCAAATGTCCCACAATCTTACTGGATCTGACAATGACTGCAGCCTTTTCTTTGATAAAGAGAAACATGGTAATGAAACTCATGGTCACTTAGAAGATTGTGATGCGGAAGCCGAAGCCGAAGCAGCTGCTTCAGCTGTTGCTGTTGCTGCCATTAGTAGTGACGAGATTGTTGGAAATGGATTGGGTACTTGTTCTGTCCCTGCTTCAGATGGTAAAAGTTTTGTAGCTGCAGATATTGATAGGGTAGtagcag GAGTAGGTTGTGAGCAGCAATTAGCTAATCAATCTAGATCCGAGGAGCCTCTTAGCGTATCTCTTCCAGCAGACTTATCTGTTGAGACTCTGCCAATTTCCTTGTGGCCTCCCTTACCAAGTACACAAAATTCTTCGGGTCAAATGATTTCACATTTTCCTTCTGTCCCTCCTCATTTTCCTTCAGgccctccttctcattttcctTTCTATGAAATGAATCCTATGATGGGTGGTCCTGTCTTTGCTTATGGACCTCATGATGAGTCTGCATCTACAACACAGTCACAGCCTCAAAAAAGTACTACATCTGCATCAAGGCCAATTGGGAGCTGGCAACAGTGCCATTCTGGTGTGGAATCTTTTTATGGACCTCCGACAGGGTTCACTGGGCCTTTTATTGCTCCTCCTGGAGGCATTCCAGGAGTCCAGGGGCCACCACACATGGTTGTTTATAACCATTTTGCTCCTGTTGGGCAATTTGGTCAAGTTGGCTTGAGTTTCATGGGAACCACTTATATCCCCTCTGGAAAGCAGCCTGATTGGAAACACATTCCTACATCTTCTGCTGCGGGGGCTGGTGAGGGGGATATAAACAGTATGAATATGGCATCTTCACAGAGGAATCCTGCTAACATTCCTTCTCCAATTCAACATCTTGCTCCTGGTTCACCACTTATGCCAATGGCTTCTCCTGTGGCAATGTTTGATGTTTCTCCTTTCCAG CCCTCTACTGAGATGTCGGTACAAGCTCGATGGTCACATGTTCCTAATTCACAACTTCCTCTGTCAATGCCATTGCAGCAACAAGAAGGGATACAGACTTCTCAGTTCAGCCATGTCCCTTCTGTTGATCAGCCATTAAATGCCAAAAGGTTTACCGGTTCTCGAGCTTCAACATCTTCTGAGGGCGATAGGAATTTTCCTAGAGCCACTGATGTGAATGTCAACCAATTGCCCGATGAACTTGGGTTAGGGGACACTTCAAACTCAACTCCTACCAAGACTTCAGCACAGAGTGTTGTCAACAAGACTCCATCTGTGATCCCCATTACAGATACTTTGAAGGTTGATGTTCTGAATGGCAATAGCCATAGTAGTAATAACCAGAATGCAAGTTCTTCTTTCAAGAATCAGCCCTCACAATTTGACCATTCCTCAGGGCATGGTAATTATCAGAGGGGTGGTATTTCTCAGAGGAATAATTCTGGGGGTGAATGGTCCCATCGTAGAGGGTACCAAGGTAGAAATCAATCTCTGGGTTCAGACAAAAACTTTTCCTCAACAAAGGTAAAGCAAATATATGTGGCTAAACAGACCATTAGTGGGGCATCAACAGTATCATGA